One Vanacampus margaritifer isolate UIUO_Vmar chromosome 20, RoL_Vmar_1.0, whole genome shotgun sequence DNA window includes the following coding sequences:
- the LOC144040537 gene encoding uncharacterized protein LOC144040537: MADDTISVTSVKSCGMSDGDEILQEATEEKTWRHIRLCVAQQKKELKQQIKKQKERMEKERKERKVREMREKKEREKQEKKERKEQNREKKDRKKLLKKLKPKKNLSFCNVTIYLFTGDQQVTLPFS, from the coding sequence ACGTCAGTCAAGAGCTGCGGAATGAGCGATGGAGACGAGATCCTGCAAGAGGCCACCGAAGAGAAGACATGGCGACATATAAGGCTGTGTGTGGCCCAACAAAAGAAAGAACTAAAGCAGCAGATAAAGAAGCAAAAGGAGCGCATGGAGAAagagaggaaagaaagaaaggtgcGTGAGATGAGAGAAAAGAAGGAGAGAGAAAAGCAGGAAAAGAAAGAACGAAAGGAGCAAAACCGGGAGAAAAAAGACCGGAAGAAGCTTCTAAAGAAGTTGAAGCCGAAAAAGAACTTGTCCTTCTGTAACGTCACAATCTACCTGTTCACAGGTGACCAACAAGTTACATTGCCATTCAGTTGA
- the sec22c gene encoding vesicle-trafficking protein SEC22c, producing MSLILFAFVVRVRDGLPLSASTDFEHNRELQERKQQLKTISKALALFPERFAVKGQELNIYLVSSEGVSYMSVCHCSIPTAMAFCFLEDLRWEFTACYNHSVVSLADRPYPFLEFDCTIQKLKQQYNHKGGPALQVTLAEVQDDLRLRPPQFLTLEEVELSNGSANGHVEQSAASGQSIKLEPVSATGILSLVLNIMCASLNVIRGVHLIEYTFQDDYDGAWNVVAFLVAFLCCLLQCHLYVFHSRLKAAKSFALLCAIVLCNVFLRGRRNAWQIAFHVGVASLSTALILRRKVQDRSDDCGV from the exons ATGTCTCTGATCCTGTTTGCCTTCGTGGTGCGAGTGAGGGATGGACTCCCTCTGTCCGCCTCCACCGACTTTGAGCACAACCGAGAGCTGCAGGAGAGgaagcagcagctcaagacCATCAGCAAGGCACTGGCCCTCTTCCCAGAAAGATTTGCAGTCAAGGGCCAAGAGCTCAATATATA CTTGGTGTCTTCAGAAGGCGTGTCCTACATGAGCGTGTGCCACTGCAGCATTCCCACCGCGATGGCCTTCTGTTTCCTGGAAGACCTGCGCTGGGAATTCACAGCCTGCTACAATCACAGCGTTGTGTCGCTGGCAGACAGACCGTATCCGTTTTTGGAATTTG ACTGCACAATTCAGAAGCTGAAACAGCAGTACAACCACAAGGGCGGGCCGGCCCTACAGGTCACCTTGGCGGAGGTCCAGGATGACCTGAGGCTCCGCCCGCCACAGTTTCTTACCCTGGAGGAGGTCGAGCTCAGTAATGGCTCCGCAAATGGCCACGTGGAGCAATCGGCTGCTTCTG GACAGAGTATCAAACTGGAACCAGTGAGCGCCACTGGCATCCTTTCGCTGGTCCTCAACATCATGTGTGCGTCGTTGAACGTCATACGAGGCGTGCACCTCATAGAATACACATTCCAG GATGACTACGACGGCGCGTGGAACGTCGTGGCATTCCTTGTGGCATTCCTCTGCTGCCTGCTTCAG TGCCACCTGTACGTCTTCCACTCTCGCCTAAAAGCAGCCAAATCCTTCGCCCTGCTGTGCGCCATCGTCCTATGCAACGTCTTCCTGCGCGGACGGAGGAACGCCTGGCAGATCGCCTTCCACGTGGGCGTGGCCTCGCTGTCCACCGCGCTCATCCTCCGACGTAAAGTCCAAGACAGGAGCGACGACTGCGGGGTTTGA